Proteins encoded together in one Leptolyngbya sp. CCY15150 window:
- the dps gene encoding DNA starvation/stationary phase protection protein Dps translates to MTATTSRATTGRFYPTRIDLAMEVRSQVADLLNKTLAATLDLKTQTKQAHWNVKGMDFYQLHELFDEMAGELNEYVDMVAERITALGGTALGTARMAASNSILPEYPTEIVEGVEHVTALAERFALYASHVREAIDVTDNAGDADTADLYTEISRTIDKRLWFLEAHLVNKGSLA, encoded by the coding sequence ATGACAGCTACGACTTCTCGCGCAACCACTGGACGCTTTTACCCCACCCGGATTGATCTGGCGATGGAGGTGCGATCGCAGGTTGCAGACTTGCTCAACAAAACCTTGGCTGCCACCCTGGATCTGAAAACTCAGACCAAGCAAGCCCACTGGAACGTCAAAGGCATGGACTTCTATCAACTCCATGAACTGTTTGACGAAATGGCAGGCGAACTGAACGAATATGTGGATATGGTAGCCGAGCGGATCACCGCCTTGGGGGGCACCGCCCTGGGAACTGCCCGCATGGCGGCTAGCAACTCCATCCTGCCTGAATATCCTACCGAGATTGTGGAAGGCGTTGAGCATGTGACGGCGTTGGCTGAACGATTTGCGCTCTATGCCTCCCATGTGCGGGAAGCGATCGATGTCACCGACAATGCTGGTGATGCCGACACCGCCGATCTCTATACCGAAATCTCCCGCACCATCGACAAGCGCCTCTGGTTCCTCGAAGCCCATTTGGTGAACAAGGGTAGTCTTGCCTAG